The following proteins are co-located in the Microcystis wesenbergii NRERC-220 genome:
- the ilvD gene encoding dihydroxy-acid dehydratase: protein MADNYRSRIVTQGTQRSPNRAMLRAVGFGDEDFSKPIIGIANGFSTITPCNMGINDLAMRAEAGTRLAGGMPQLFGTITISDGISMGTEGMKYSLVSREVIADSIETVCNGQSLDGVLAIGGCDKNMPGAMIAMARMNIPAIFVYGGTIKPGRYKDCDLTVVSSFEAVGQYSAGKISEEDLIGIERNACPGAGSCGGMFTANTMSSIFEAMGMSLPYSSTMAAEDAEKADSTEESAKVLVEAVRKQILPSQILTRKAFENAISVIMAVGGSTNAVLHLLAISRTIGVELSIDDFETIRQRVPVICDLKPSGRYVTVDLHKAGGIPQVMKILLVNGLLHGDALTISGQTIAEILADIPDQPPSGQDVIRPFSNPVYKEGHLAILKGNLATEGAVAKISGVKTPVITGPARVFESEETCLEAILAGKIQAGDVVVVRYEGPVGGPGMREMLAPTSAIIGAGLGDSVGLITDGRFSGGTYGMVVGHVAPEAAVGGTIALVEEGDQITIDARQRLLSLNVSEEELTRRRNHWQPRPPRYKTGILGKFAKLVSSSSLGALTDLNLF from the coding sequence ATGGCAGATAACTACAGAAGTCGCATTGTTACCCAAGGTACCCAACGCAGTCCGAATCGGGCCATGTTAAGAGCGGTAGGTTTTGGGGATGAGGACTTTAGCAAACCAATCATCGGCATCGCTAACGGATTTAGCACCATTACCCCCTGTAACATGGGAATTAATGATTTAGCAATGCGTGCCGAAGCAGGAACCAGATTAGCGGGGGGAATGCCGCAACTTTTCGGGACTATCACCATTAGTGACGGGATTTCCATGGGAACAGAAGGGATGAAATATTCTCTCGTTTCTAGGGAAGTAATCGCCGATTCCATTGAAACCGTCTGTAATGGTCAAAGTCTCGATGGAGTCCTCGCTATCGGGGGTTGTGACAAAAATATGCCGGGGGCAATGATTGCCATGGCCCGGATGAATATTCCCGCTATTTTCGTCTATGGTGGCACGATTAAACCGGGGCGCTACAAAGATTGCGATTTAACCGTGGTCAGTTCCTTTGAAGCCGTGGGACAGTACAGTGCTGGTAAAATCAGTGAAGAAGACCTCATCGGAATTGAACGCAACGCTTGTCCCGGGGCCGGTTCCTGTGGTGGAATGTTTACTGCTAATACCATGTCTTCCATTTTTGAAGCCATGGGGATGAGTTTACCCTACTCCTCGACCATGGCCGCCGAAGATGCGGAAAAAGCCGATAGTACCGAAGAATCGGCCAAGGTTTTGGTCGAGGCGGTTAGAAAACAGATTCTCCCTAGCCAAATTTTGACCCGTAAAGCCTTTGAAAACGCCATTTCGGTAATTATGGCGGTGGGAGGTTCCACTAACGCTGTGCTGCACCTTTTAGCCATTTCCCGCACCATCGGGGTAGAATTATCGATCGATGATTTTGAAACCATCCGCCAGCGTGTACCGGTTATCTGCGATCTTAAACCCTCCGGGCGTTACGTTACCGTGGATCTGCATAAAGCCGGCGGTATTCCCCAAGTGATGAAAATTCTCCTGGTTAATGGTTTACTACACGGGGATGCTCTCACCATTAGCGGTCAGACTATCGCCGAGATTTTAGCCGATATTCCCGACCAACCGCCCTCAGGCCAAGATGTTATCCGTCCTTTTAGCAATCCTGTCTATAAAGAGGGTCATTTAGCCATTTTAAAAGGAAATCTGGCCACGGAGGGGGCCGTGGCCAAAATCAGCGGCGTGAAAACTCCGGTCATCACCGGACCTGCGCGGGTGTTTGAGTCGGAAGAAACCTGTTTAGAGGCAATTTTAGCCGGAAAAATTCAAGCCGGGGATGTGGTGGTTGTCCGTTACGAGGGACCAGTAGGTGGACCGGGTATGCGGGAAATGTTAGCCCCCACTTCGGCAATTATCGGCGCCGGTTTAGGGGATTCCGTGGGATTAATTACCGATGGTCGTTTTTCCGGGGGAACCTATGGCATGGTGGTCGGTCACGTCGCTCCAGAAGCGGCGGTGGGTGGTACAATTGCTCTGGTCGAGGAAGGGGATCAAATCACTATTGATGCTCGTCAGCGTCTCTTGAGTTTAAATGTATCGGAGGAAGAATTAACCCGTCGTCGTAACCATTGGCAACCGCGCCCCCCACGCTATAAAACGGGAATTCTCGGCAAATTCGCCAAGTTAGTCTCCTCTAGCAGTCTCGGCGCTTTAACGGATCTGAATCTGTTCTAA
- a CDS encoding tetratricopeptide repeat protein, translating to MTYLFTVYRALECRPDSYRDWYDQGNILKERMDYFGALISYEKALEYYPDDYWAWYKRGMILEDLGMYEEAAQSYANAAQVKDDNYWAWYDQGCVYLQELKDYQKAIACFQRALSHSPGDYWAAYRQGEAYRLLKNYERAITSYDLALGARPRDYWAWYRRGDAFRDWGNPQEALFNYRTALDIRPQDYWSWYQQGVILQELQRLPEAIACYEESLKIDQDDRYAWYNAACCYAALGQQQKAINCLREALDIEPDICGELARNNFVFDGLRQNETFNDLLSCYSPG from the coding sequence ATGACCTATCTATTTACTGTCTATCGAGCGCTCGAATGCCGTCCGGATAGCTATCGGGACTGGTATGACCAAGGCAATATTTTAAAAGAAAGAATGGACTATTTTGGAGCCTTAATCAGCTACGAAAAAGCCTTAGAATATTATCCAGATGATTATTGGGCATGGTACAAAAGGGGTATGATACTAGAAGACTTGGGAATGTATGAAGAAGCGGCTCAAAGTTATGCTAACGCCGCACAGGTAAAGGATGATAACTATTGGGCTTGGTACGATCAAGGTTGTGTTTATCTACAAGAATTAAAGGACTACCAAAAAGCGATCGCTTGTTTTCAACGGGCCCTAAGTCATAGTCCGGGGGACTATTGGGCGGCCTACCGGCAAGGGGAGGCCTATCGATTGCTGAAAAATTACGAACGCGCTATCACTTCCTATGATCTGGCCCTGGGGGCGCGACCCCGGGATTATTGGGCCTGGTATCGTCGCGGCGACGCTTTCCGGGATTGGGGCAATCCCCAAGAGGCTTTATTTAATTATCGTACCGCCCTCGATATCCGACCGCAAGATTACTGGTCTTGGTATCAACAGGGTGTGATCCTACAGGAATTACAGCGTTTACCAGAAGCGATCGCCTGTTATGAAGAATCGTTAAAAATCGATCAAGATGATCGCTATGCGTGGTATAATGCCGCCTGCTGTTATGCCGCCCTCGGTCAACAACAAAAAGCGATCAACTGTTTACGCGAAGCTCTAGACATAGAACCAGATATATGTGGCGAATTAGCGCGTAATAACTTTGTTTTCGATGGTTTAAGGCAAAATGAAACCTTTAATGACCTCTTGAGTTGCTATTCCCCCGGCTAA
- a CDS encoding ferritin-like domain-containing protein: MRELDRDKTIEQLNEIMEFELAGVVRYTHYSLMVTGPHRIPIVQFFQTQATESLTHAQQVGEILTGLEGHPSLKIAPIEESYEHNIKAILSESLNHEKKSLDLYKALLETVEDASIYLEEFARGMIGQEELHNLEIRKMLRDFA; the protein is encoded by the coding sequence ATGCGAGAACTAGACAGAGACAAAACCATCGAACAACTAAACGAAATCATGGAATTTGAACTAGCGGGAGTTGTCCGTTACACCCACTATTCCCTGATGGTGACAGGACCCCATCGCATCCCCATCGTCCAATTTTTCCAGACCCAGGCCACGGAGTCCCTCACCCACGCGCAACAAGTTGGGGAAATTCTCACCGGTTTAGAAGGTCATCCTAGCCTAAAAATTGCCCCCATCGAAGAAAGCTATGAACATAATATCAAAGCAATCTTGAGTGAGAGCCTCAATCATGAGAAAAAATCCCTTGATTTGTACAAAGCACTCCTAGAAACCGTCGAAGATGCCAGTATTTACCTAGAAGAATTCGCTCGCGGTATGATTGGACAAGAAGAATTACACAATCTGGAAATTCGCAAGATGCTGCGGGATTTTGCTTAA
- a CDS encoding FTR1 family iron permease, which yields MNLSSALPTFIITLREGFEAALVVGIVLACLQKSGRSQLNSWVYRGIGAGVVASVLVGILLGGILLQVDASPSPFVPMLKELLAATFGLIAVLMLSWMLIWMTQQAKSLKSEVESAVKAGLKAENGAGKAIFLLVFIAVLREGFETVLFILAQFQKDWQIQTFGAIAGLSVATLLGILLFAGGVKINIRLFFQIMGTLLLLIVAGLLIGVLKHIDAGISLLSEIDPFYRNFCPSLPSSCLLGFQVWDGSQILSDRTFPGLLLKSLFGYRQNLYISQIVAYILFLMLIGGLYFQSLRQRPQTVTSKQ from the coding sequence ATGAATCTTAGTTCCGCTTTACCCACTTTTATTATCACTCTCCGGGAAGGTTTCGAGGCCGCTTTAGTAGTGGGAATTGTCCTCGCTTGTTTACAAAAATCTGGTCGATCGCAACTTAACTCATGGGTGTATCGTGGTATTGGTGCGGGAGTAGTCGCTAGTGTTTTGGTCGGTATTTTGCTAGGGGGAATCCTTTTGCAAGTGGATGCCTCTCCTAGTCCATTTGTACCAATGCTCAAGGAATTACTGGCCGCCACTTTTGGACTGATTGCCGTTTTGATGTTGAGTTGGATGTTAATTTGGATGACTCAACAGGCCAAATCTTTGAAATCTGAGGTAGAAAGTGCGGTAAAAGCGGGTTTAAAAGCGGAAAATGGGGCAGGAAAAGCGATTTTTCTGCTCGTTTTTATCGCTGTCTTGCGGGAGGGATTTGAAACAGTTCTCTTTATCCTGGCCCAATTCCAAAAAGATTGGCAGATACAAACCTTCGGTGCGATAGCGGGGTTAAGTGTCGCAACCTTGTTGGGAATTCTCCTATTTGCGGGGGGAGTAAAAATTAATATCCGTCTCTTTTTCCAAATTATGGGGACTTTGCTGCTCTTAATCGTTGCGGGATTACTCATCGGTGTTTTGAAACATATCGACGCGGGAATCAGTCTTTTAAGTGAAATTGACCCTTTTTATCGCAATTTCTGTCCTTCTCTCCCCTCCTCCTGTCTTCTCGGTTTTCAAGTTTGGGACGGTTCCCAAATTTTAAGCGATCGCACTTTCCCCGGACTCCTCCTCAAATCCCTGTTTGGTTATCGTCAAAACCTCTATATCAGTCAAATTGTTGCTTATATCCTCTTTTTAATGCTTATCGGTGGCCTCTATTTCCAAAGCTTACGACAACGTCCTCAAACAGTGACCAGTAAACAGTAA